A genomic window from Maledivibacter sp. includes:
- the flgG gene encoding flagellar basal-body rod protein FlgG has protein sequence MRALWTAASGMKAQQLNIDTISNNLSNVNTTGYKKQRIEFKDLMYEKLRRTDYNEGQGKPVNLEVGHGVMPAATVRSFTQGSFEQTNNDLDFAVNGQGFFVVRDTNDNLFYTKDGSFKLSIEDGEARISTSDGYYVQSDIGDVELGRDISDIFVSQDGVVSVKRTDSEEIEEVANLLLVKFSNPAGLESVGKNLLKQTTASGESVESFQGDAGEVLQGFLETSNVQVVEEMIKLITAQRAYEVNSKSIQTSDDMLQMANNLRR, from the coding sequence ATGCGTGCACTTTGGACTGCGGCATCGGGTATGAAAGCTCAACAATTAAACATTGATACTATCTCAAATAACCTTTCAAATGTAAATACAACAGGGTATAAGAAGCAGAGGATAGAGTTTAAAGATCTTATGTATGAGAAGCTAAGAAGAACTGATTATAACGAAGGGCAAGGGAAACCTGTTAATTTGGAGGTAGGACATGGTGTAATGCCCGCTGCTACAGTACGTTCATTTACACAGGGAAGCTTTGAGCAAACAAATAATGATCTTGATTTTGCTGTGAATGGGCAGGGGTTTTTTGTTGTAAGGGATACTAATGACAACCTATTTTATACTAAGGATGGCAGTTTTAAGCTTAGTATAGAAGATGGAGAAGCAAGAATATCTACTTCAGATGGATATTATGTTCAATCAGATATAGGGGATGTGGAGCTTGGTAGAGATATATCAGATATATTTGTCAGTCAAGATGGAGTAGTAAGTGTAAAAAGAACGGATTCTGAAGAAATAGAAGAGGTGGCAAATCTTTTACTGGTCAAATTCTCTAATCCAGCGGGACTTGAGAGCGTAGGTAAAAACCTATTAAAGCAAACAACTGCTTCTGGAGAATCTGTGGAATCCTTCCAAGGCGATGCCGGTGAAGTACTGCAAGGTTTTTTAGAAACATCAAACGTACAGGTTGTAGAAGAAATGATAAAACTGATTACAGCCCAAAGAGCCTATGAAGTTAATTCAAAATCTATTCAAACATCCGATGATATGCTACAAATGGCAAATAATCTTAGAAGATAA
- the spoIIID gene encoding sporulation transcriptional regulator SpoIIID, with protein sequence MKDYIEERAVEIAEHIISKQTTVRQTAKVFGVSKSTVHKDVTERLPKINPLLAKKVKTILEKNKAERHIRGGKATKMKYTGIAK encoded by the coding sequence GTGAAGGACTATATAGAGGAAAGGGCTGTTGAAATAGCTGAGCATATAATCAGCAAACAAACTACAGTTAGACAAACAGCTAAAGTCTTTGGAGTAAGTAAAAGTACAGTACACAAGGATGTCACCGAACGACTCCCCAAGATAAACCCTCTTTTGGCTAAAAAAGTAAAAACAATACTTGAAAAAAATAAAGCTGAAAGACATATCAGAGGTGGCAAAGCAACTAAAATGAAATACACTGGTATTGCAAAATAG
- a CDS encoding flagellar hook-basal body protein, whose translation MFRGLYMASSSLITNNRKIDVVSNNMANVNTTGFKKDLVLIESFEDALISKMDGTINPNNLRKLHKVDVQDKNGSFEVSSNTGYMRVKTPTGISFHNKARFTVGDDGFLRTFYKDREGKIESGYGYEILGNKGLIYVGDGQLNIDEGGRVFVDGELVDSLITFAHPSVIGTMNSGVKLERIETNFEQGQLIRTDNPLDFAIKGNGFFVVETEEGTRYTRDGSFKLNEYKELITSEGHKVQGSYGDIVLDGENMALTPNGELMVDGEIVDKLQLVNVKNIRDLRKTETGLYKVEDGIQVEEEGFNGQVLQGQLEKSNVDPIKEMIEMMTLYRGYESSQKMIKAYDETIGKAVNEIGKV comes from the coding sequence ATGTTTCGTGGACTATACATGGCATCATCATCCCTTATTACTAATAATAGAAAAATAGATGTGGTAAGTAATAATATGGCCAATGTTAATACGACAGGATTTAAAAAGGATCTAGTTCTTATAGAATCCTTTGAAGATGCACTAATTAGTAAGATGGATGGGACTATAAACCCTAACAATTTAAGAAAACTACATAAAGTAGATGTTCAAGATAAAAATGGTAGTTTTGAAGTGAGTTCAAATACAGGATATATGAGGGTCAAAACACCTACGGGAATAAGTTTTCATAACAAAGCAAGATTTACTGTGGGAGACGATGGTTTTTTGAGAACCTTTTATAAGGATAGAGAAGGCAAAATAGAGAGTGGATATGGATACGAGATACTGGGGAATAAGGGCTTGATCTATGTTGGGGATGGTCAGCTGAATATAGATGAAGGTGGAAGGGTATTTGTTGACGGAGAATTGGTTGATAGTTTAATAACCTTTGCACATCCATCTGTAATAGGAACCATGAACTCAGGAGTTAAGCTTGAAAGAATAGAAACAAATTTTGAACAAGGACAGCTGATTAGGACGGATAATCCACTGGATTTTGCCATAAAGGGAAACGGCTTTTTTGTGGTTGAAACTGAAGAGGGTACTAGATATACTAGGGATGGTTCCTTTAAACTTAATGAATATAAGGAATTGATTACCTCCGAGGGGCATAAGGTCCAAGGATCATATGGTGATATCGTCTTAGATGGAGAAAATATGGCATTGACACCAAATGGAGAGCTTATGGTGGATGGAGAAATAGTAGACAAACTACAGCTTGTTAATGTAAAAAATATTAGGGATTTGAGGAAAACCGAGACGGGGCTTTATAAAGTAGAGGATGGAATACAGGTAGAAGAAGAAGGCTTTAATGGCCAGGTTTTACAAGGTCAGCTTGAAAAATCAAATGTGGATCCAATAAAAGAAATGATAGAAATGATGACTTTGTACAGGGGATATGAATCTAGTCAAAAGATGATAAAAGCCTACGATGAGACTATAGGAAAAGCGGTAAATGAAATAGGTAAAGTTTAG
- a CDS encoding rod shape-determining protein, giving the protein MFGTEIGIDLGTASVLVYIKGKGIVLQEPSVVAIDRNTDEILAVGSEARQMLGRTPGNIVAIRPLRDGVISDYEVTERMLRYFINKTCGRKFFIKPKIIVCVPSGVTEVEKRAVIDATTEAGGGKTYLIEEPIAAAVGAGLDITKPDGNMVLDIGGGTSDIAVISLGGIVVSESIKVAGDKFDEAIIKYMRKTKNILIGERTAEDLKINIGTAYPKTKPIKMDCRGRDLITGLPRTITVTTEDMLEALHEPVNSIADAVHSVLERTPPELSSDISTRGIVMTGGGALLNGLNKLIEHRTGIPTYIAEDPVSCVATGTGMSLNHLDVLEKSMMTNRRNKRPRR; this is encoded by the coding sequence ATGTTTGGAACAGAGATAGGTATAGATTTAGGAACTGCCAGCGTATTAGTTTATATCAAAGGCAAAGGAATAGTTCTTCAAGAGCCGTCGGTGGTAGCCATAGATAGAAATACCGATGAAATTCTTGCCGTGGGTTCAGAGGCCAGACAGATGCTTGGAAGAACTCCTGGAAATATAGTAGCTATAAGACCTCTTAGGGACGGAGTTATTTCAGATTATGAGGTTACTGAAAGGATGCTTAGATATTTTATAAATAAGACCTGTGGAAGGAAATTTTTTATTAAGCCTAAAATTATAGTTTGTGTTCCGAGCGGAGTTACAGAAGTTGAAAAAAGAGCGGTTATAGATGCTACCACTGAAGCTGGGGGAGGAAAAACCTATCTTATTGAAGAACCCATTGCAGCTGCTGTAGGAGCGGGCCTCGATATAACTAAGCCTGATGGTAATATGGTCTTAGACATAGGAGGAGGAACATCTGACATAGCCGTAATATCACTGGGTGGTATAGTTGTTAGTGAGTCAATAAAAGTAGCCGGGGATAAGTTTGATGAAGCTATTATTAAATATATGAGAAAGACTAAAAACATTCTTATAGGTGAGAGAACTGCTGAGGATTTAAAGATAAATATCGGTACTGCTTATCCAAAAACCAAACCAATAAAAATGGATTGTAGAGGTAGGGATTTGATAACAGGACTTCCTAGAACAATTACTGTCACTACTGAAGATATGCTTGAAGCTCTTCATGAGCCGGTGAATTCAATAGCAGATGCAGTTCATTCTGTTCTTGAAAGAACGCCTCCTGAGCTATCATCGGATATTAGTACAAGGGGTATAGTAATGACCGGTGGAGGAGCATTATTAAACGGACTCAATAAGTTGATTGAGCATAGAACAGGTATTCCAACATATATAGCAGAAGATCCAGTATCCTGTGTGGCAACTGGAACGGGAATGTCATTAAATCACCTAGATGTTTTAGAAAAAAGTATGATGACAAATAGAAGAAATAAAAGGCCGAGAAGATAA